One Poecile atricapillus isolate bPoeAtr1 unplaced genomic scaffold, bPoeAtr1.hap1 scaffold_304, whole genome shotgun sequence DNA window includes the following coding sequences:
- the LOC131574413 gene encoding sorting nexin-27-like isoform X1, whose product MFRVFIPCRIAFPPPGIPWIGSEEGDFWGGRARARRNGVNVEGATHKQVVDLIRAGEKELVLTVLSVPPHEAESLEPPEEPLGPPFYDYSEKQAVPISIPTYKHVEQSGEKFVVYNVYMAGRQLCSKRYREFAILHQNLKREFANFTFPRLPGKWPFSLSEQQLDARRRGLEEYLEKVCSIRVIGESDIMQEFLSESDENYNGVSDVELRVALPDVTTVTVRVKKNSTTDQVYQAVAAKVGMDSVTANYFALFEVINHSFVRKLAPNEFPHKLYVQNYTSAVPGTCLTLRKWLFTTEEEALLNDNDLAVAYFFHQAVDDVKKGYIKAEEKSYQLQKLCEQRKMVMYLTMLRSCEGYNEITFPHCSCDSRRRGHVISAISIRHFKLHACTEEGQLENQVIAFEWEEMQRWDTDEEGMAFCFEYARAERKPRWVKIFTPYFNYMHECFERVFCELKWRKENLFQLVRSQQRDAAT is encoded by the exons atgttcAGGGTGTTTATTCCATGCAGGATTGCCTTCCCAcctcctggaattccctggatcGGCTCCGAggagggggatttttggggaggaagaGCCCGAGCGAGGAG GAACGGCGTGAACGTGGAAGGAGCCACGCACAAGCAGGTGGTGGATCTGATCCGTGccggggagaaggagctggtgCTCACGGTGCTCTCGGTGCCGCCACACGAGGCCGAGAGCCTGGAGCCTCCCGAGGAGCCGCTGGGGCCGCCCTTCTACGACTACAGCGAGAAACAGGCGGtgcccatctccatccccacctACAAACACGTGGAGCAGAGCGGAGAGAAGTTCGTG GTGTACAACGTGTACATGGCCGGGCGGCAGCTGTGCTCCAAGCGCTACCGGGAATTCGCCATCCTGCACCAGAACCTGAAGCGGGAATTCGCCAATTTCACCTTCCCGCGCCTCCCCGGGAAGTGGCCGTTCTCCCTGTCCGAGCAGCAGCTGGACGCCCGCAGGAGGGGCCTGGAGGAGTACCTGGAGAAGG TGTGCTCCATCCGGGTCATCGGCGAGAGCGACATCATGCAGGAATTCCTGTCGGAGTCGGACGAG aattACAACGGCGTCTCCGACGTGGAGCTGCGGGTGGCGCTCCCGGACGTCACCACGGTGACGGTCAGGGTGAAGAAGAACAGCACCACGGACCAGGTGTACCAG GCGGTGGCTGCCAAGGTGGGCATGGACAGCGTCACCGCCAACTACTTCGCCCTCTTCGAGGTCATCAACCACTCCTTCG TGCGGAAGCTGGCGCCCAACGAGTTTCCCCACAAGCTGTACGTGCAGAATTACACGTCGGCGGTGCCGGGGACGTGCCTGACGCTGCGCAAGTGGCTCTTCACCACCGAGGAGGAGGCGCTGCTCAACGACAACGACCTGGCCGTCGCATACTTCTTCCACCAG GCCGTTGATGACGTCAAGAAAGGCTACATCAAAGCCGAGGAGAAATCCTACCAGCTCCAGAAGCTCTGCGAGCAGAGGAAGATGGTCATG TACCTGACGATGCTGCGCTCCTGTGAGGGTTATAACGAGATCACGTTCCCGCACTGCTCGTGCGACTCGCGGCGCCGCGGCCACGTCATCTCCGCCATCAGCATCCGCCACTTCAAACTGCACGCCTGCACCGAGGAGGGGCAGCTCGAG AACCAGGTGATCGCCTTCGAGTGGGAGGAGATGCAGCGCTGGGACACGGACGAGGAGGGGATGGCGTTCTGCTTCGAGTACGCGCGCGCAGAGCGCAAACCGCGCTGGGTCAAGATCTTCACCCCCTAC TTCAATTACATGCACGAGTGCTTCGAGCGAGTGTTCTGCGAGCTCAAGTGGAGGAAGGAG aaCCTTTTCCAGCTGGTCCGGTCACAGCAAAGGGACGCGGCCACTTAA
- the LOC131574413 gene encoding sorting nexin-27-like isoform X2 — MGIWAIFPFRNGVNVEGATHKQVVDLIRAGEKELVLTVLSVPPHEAESLEPPEEPLGPPFYDYSEKQAVPISIPTYKHVEQSGEKFVVYNVYMAGRQLCSKRYREFAILHQNLKREFANFTFPRLPGKWPFSLSEQQLDARRRGLEEYLEKVCSIRVIGESDIMQEFLSESDENYNGVSDVELRVALPDVTTVTVRVKKNSTTDQVYQAVAAKVGMDSVTANYFALFEVINHSFVRKLAPNEFPHKLYVQNYTSAVPGTCLTLRKWLFTTEEEALLNDNDLAVAYFFHQAVDDVKKGYIKAEEKSYQLQKLCEQRKMVMYLTMLRSCEGYNEITFPHCSCDSRRRGHVISAISIRHFKLHACTEEGQLENQVIAFEWEEMQRWDTDEEGMAFCFEYARAERKPRWVKIFTPYFNYMHECFERVFCELKWRKENLFQLVRSQQRDAAT; from the exons ATGGGAATTTGGGCTATTTTCCCCTTTAGGAACGGCGTGAACGTGGAAGGAGCCACGCACAAGCAGGTGGTGGATCTGATCCGTGccggggagaaggagctggtgCTCACGGTGCTCTCGGTGCCGCCACACGAGGCCGAGAGCCTGGAGCCTCCCGAGGAGCCGCTGGGGCCGCCCTTCTACGACTACAGCGAGAAACAGGCGGtgcccatctccatccccacctACAAACACGTGGAGCAGAGCGGAGAGAAGTTCGTG GTGTACAACGTGTACATGGCCGGGCGGCAGCTGTGCTCCAAGCGCTACCGGGAATTCGCCATCCTGCACCAGAACCTGAAGCGGGAATTCGCCAATTTCACCTTCCCGCGCCTCCCCGGGAAGTGGCCGTTCTCCCTGTCCGAGCAGCAGCTGGACGCCCGCAGGAGGGGCCTGGAGGAGTACCTGGAGAAGG TGTGCTCCATCCGGGTCATCGGCGAGAGCGACATCATGCAGGAATTCCTGTCGGAGTCGGACGAG aattACAACGGCGTCTCCGACGTGGAGCTGCGGGTGGCGCTCCCGGACGTCACCACGGTGACGGTCAGGGTGAAGAAGAACAGCACCACGGACCAGGTGTACCAG GCGGTGGCTGCCAAGGTGGGCATGGACAGCGTCACCGCCAACTACTTCGCCCTCTTCGAGGTCATCAACCACTCCTTCG TGCGGAAGCTGGCGCCCAACGAGTTTCCCCACAAGCTGTACGTGCAGAATTACACGTCGGCGGTGCCGGGGACGTGCCTGACGCTGCGCAAGTGGCTCTTCACCACCGAGGAGGAGGCGCTGCTCAACGACAACGACCTGGCCGTCGCATACTTCTTCCACCAG GCCGTTGATGACGTCAAGAAAGGCTACATCAAAGCCGAGGAGAAATCCTACCAGCTCCAGAAGCTCTGCGAGCAGAGGAAGATGGTCATG TACCTGACGATGCTGCGCTCCTGTGAGGGTTATAACGAGATCACGTTCCCGCACTGCTCGTGCGACTCGCGGCGCCGCGGCCACGTCATCTCCGCCATCAGCATCCGCCACTTCAAACTGCACGCCTGCACCGAGGAGGGGCAGCTCGAG AACCAGGTGATCGCCTTCGAGTGGGAGGAGATGCAGCGCTGGGACACGGACGAGGAGGGGATGGCGTTCTGCTTCGAGTACGCGCGCGCAGAGCGCAAACCGCGCTGGGTCAAGATCTTCACCCCCTAC TTCAATTACATGCACGAGTGCTTCGAGCGAGTGTTCTGCGAGCTCAAGTGGAGGAAGGAG aaCCTTTTCCAGCTGGTCCGGTCACAGCAAAGGGACGCGGCCACTTAA